The following nucleotide sequence is from Acidimicrobiales bacterium.
TCGATGGGGCGGCCCTCGAGGCGTCCGGGGGGTCCGGCCCGCCCGTCGGCTGCGGGGTCCTGGGTGAGCAGGAAACCGTGGCCGTCGCCGCGTGGCTTGGGGACCACGAACACCGAAAGGCCCCGGTGGGCCTTGGCCCGATCAGGATCGGTGCGGGCCAGCAGCATCAGCACGTCGGCGCGTGCGGCGAACGTGCACCAGGTCTTCACCCCGTCGATCACCCAGCCACCCTCGCCGCGCCCCGCCGTCACCTTGATGCCCGCGACATCCGAGCCGAAGTCCGGCTCGGTGACCGCCACCGCCGCCATGGCTTCGCCGCTGGCGAGTGTGGGGAGCCAGCGCTGCTTCTGCTCCTCGGTGCCACCCTTGACGAGGGCCCGGCTGAGGATCTCGGGCCGGGTCACGAGCGACCCCCCGGCTCCCAATGACCCTCGGGACAGCTCCTCGGTGGCGACGACCATGCCCATGTAGTCGCTCTCGCCGCCCGCTGCGAACCCGCCGTACTCGGCGGGCACCGAGAGGCCGAAGGCGCCCATCTCGGCGAGCCCGGCGATGATCTCCTCGGGGATGTCCTCGTTGTGACGATGGATGGCTTCAGCCACGGGGCGGATCCGGTCCTCGGCGAAGCGGCGGAACGTGTCCTGGACCATCTCGAAGTCGGCGTCGAGGTGGCGTGGGCCCTCCTCCCCGGCCAGGTCGGCCAGGAACCCGGGCGACCGGTAGGCCCGCACGAACGGCAGTGTGGCATCGAGCTGCCCGGGCTCGGTCCCCCACTCGTCCTCCCGTCCCAGCGTGCGAGCCAGGAGGTCGTGGACGGCATCGGCCACGAAGGCACACGCCAGCCTGGCTTCGACCTCGCCCTTGGACCCGTAGTCGAGCACGGCGCGGGCGCACTCGACGGACGCGGCCGCATGAGCCAGGTCGTAGGCGACGACCTGGTGCTCGTCAGGCCC
It contains:
- a CDS encoding acyl-CoA dehydrogenase family protein, with protein sequence MIVPDLDAAAVVVEQATVVVETAARHVASAGGPDEHQVVAYDLAHAAASVECARAVLDYGSKGEVEARLACAFVADAVHDLLARTLGREDEWGTEPGQLDATLPFVRAYRSPGFLADLAGEEGPRHLDADFEMVQDTFRRFAEDRIRPVAEAIHRHNEDIPEEIIAGLAEMGAFGLSVPAEYGGFAAGGESDYMGMVVATEELSRGSLGAGGSLVTRPEILSRALVKGGTEEQKQRWLPTLASGEAMAAVAVTEPDFGSDVAGIKVTAGRGEGGWVIDGVKTWCTFAARADVLMLLARTDPDRAKAHRGLSVFVVPKPRGDGHGFLLTQDPAADGRAGPPGRLEGRPIDTIGYRGMHSYELAFEGWWVPDDCLIGGPEGEGRGFYYQMEGFENGRLQTAARALGLMQAAYEAAYAYASDRVVFGSPVLDYQLTRAKLTRMAVIIQASRQFAYQVARLMAKGEGALEASMIKAYVCRAAEWVTREAMQIHGGMGYAEEFPVSRYFVDARVLSIFEGADETLALKVIARRLAGAAS